The Scomber scombrus chromosome 22, fScoSco1.1, whole genome shotgun sequence genome has a window encoding:
- the LOC134004829 gene encoding dromaiocalcin-2-like — translation MCYEGYVRIKVINQSLTWEKAFDYCNKYHTGPLRIENEKDQEAVEQWLSNTMDIGIDGPFWIGLRQSRLFGFWIWSNTTAVYSNWKNSAQPELPMSNPCGAIHRNGSWSDELCLSKLPFLCEEEMIFL, via the exons atgtgctaCGAAG GTTATGTGAGGATTAAAGTCATCAACCAAAGTTTAACTTGGGAAAAAGCGTTTGACTACTGCAACAAATACCACACAGGCCCGCTGAGGATTGAGAATGAAAAAGATCAGGAGGCTGTCGAGCAATGGTTGAGTAACACCATGGATATTGGTATTGATGGTCCATTCTGGATCGGTCTGAGGCAAAGTCGACTTTTTGGATTCTGGATATGGAGTAACACAACAGCGGTCTACAGCAACTGGAAGAACAGTGCACAGCCCGAGCTGCCCATGTCTAATCCCTGCGGTGCCATCCATAGGAACGGCAGCTGGAGTGATGAACTATGTTTGAGCAAGCTACCTTTTCTTTGTGAGGAAGAGATGATTTTCTTGTAA